Proteins encoded within one genomic window of Gammaproteobacteria bacterium:
- a CDS encoding MFS transporter, whose translation MNQPANRFGPFWLQPEVRTGHMLTLFAGAYSTIGLLTFVALGTPYVLTVYLGVPQGEQGAVSGYLHTFQEAVSLLVFAPLGVMADRIGRRQVYAGGLLLMGIAYALYSFASSIPELYAYRLIYAVGIAAATGMLGTIGADYTEERSRGLAVAGIGVLNALGVISVTIGLGRLPQFFVERGASEAAAGHDAHFVVAGLCFLVAMLLAFGLKGGTPVARGRRLPVRELFRSGLAEARNPRIALSYACGFIARSDLVLLGTYSVLWGTTVATSRGMDAAQAMAEGRKVFAIASAAALAWLFVIGVVIDRVNRVTGIIICMTIASMGYLGTMFIDDPLVKSAIPLLVLLGMGQISAFAGAQTLITKEAPPESRASVIGMFNICGAAGILTTTAIGGVLFDRIGPHAPFVLVGCLTVLLIVAAVVCRIRAPGPLSDRAARSAALVS comes from the coding sequence ATGAATCAACCCGCAAACCGATTCGGCCCATTCTGGCTGCAGCCGGAGGTGCGCACGGGCCACATGCTGACGCTGTTCGCCGGTGCCTATTCGACCATCGGCCTGCTGACCTTCGTCGCCCTCGGCACGCCCTATGTGCTGACGGTCTATCTCGGTGTGCCGCAGGGCGAGCAGGGCGCGGTCAGCGGCTACCTGCACACCTTCCAGGAGGCGGTGTCGCTGCTGGTCTTCGCGCCCCTCGGCGTCATGGCCGATCGCATCGGCCGCCGTCAGGTGTACGCCGGCGGCCTGCTGCTGATGGGCATCGCCTACGCCCTCTACAGCTTCGCCAGTTCCATCCCCGAGCTGTATGCCTACCGGCTGATCTATGCGGTCGGCATCGCCGCCGCCACCGGCATGCTCGGCACCATCGGTGCCGACTACACCGAGGAGCGCTCCCGCGGCCTGGCGGTGGCCGGCATCGGCGTGCTCAACGCCCTCGGTGTCATCAGCGTCACCATCGGCCTCGGCCGCCTGCCCCAGTTCTTCGTCGAGCGCGGCGCGAGCGAGGCGGCGGCGGGGCACGATGCCCATTTCGTGGTGGCCGGCCTGTGCTTCCTGGTGGCGATGCTGCTCGCCTTCGGGCTGAAGGGCGGCACGCCGGTGGCGCGGGGCCGGCGCCTGCCGGTGCGCGAACTGTTCCGCAGCGGCCTCGCCGAGGCACGCAACCCGCGCATCGCCCTGTCCTATGCCTGCGGCTTCATCGCCCGCAGCGACCTGGTCCTGCTCGGCACCTACAGCGTGCTCTGGGGCACCACCGTGGCCACCTCCAGGGGCATGGACGCGGCGCAGGCCATGGCGGAGGGTCGCAAGGTGTTCGCCATTGCCAGCGCCGCCGCACTGGCCTGGCTGTTCGTCATCGGCGTGGTCATCGACCGCGTCAACCGCGTCACCGGCATCATCATCTGCATGACCATCGCCTCCATGGGCTACCTGGGCACCATGTTCATCGACGATCCGCTGGTGAAATCGGCCATCCCGCTGCTGGTGCTGCTCGGCATGGGGCAGATCAGCGCCTTCGCCGGCGCGCAGACGCTGATCACCAAGGAAGCGCCGCCGGAGTCGCGGGCCTCGGTCATCGGCATGTTCAACATCTGCGGGGCGGCGGGCATCCTCACCACCACCGCCATCGGCGGCGTGCTGTTCGACCGCATCGGCCCGCACGCGCCGTTCGTGCTGGTGGGCTGCCTGACGGTGTTGCTGATCGTCGCCGCCGTGGTCTGCCGCATCAGGGCGCCTGGCCCGCTCTCCGACCGGGCGGCGCGCTCGGCGGCTCTGGTGTCCTGA
- a CDS encoding heavy-metal-associated domain-containing protein, protein MEKVQLKVSGMTCGGCERSVQNALTSRKGVASARADRAAGTVSVEFDPAVIQRAALEKAITEAGFQVAA, encoded by the coding sequence ATGGAAAAAGTGCAGCTCAAGGTTTCCGGGATGACCTGCGGCGGCTGCGAGCGCAGCGTGCAGAACGCGCTGACCAGCCGCAAGGGCGTGGCCTCGGCTCGCGCGGATCGTGCAGCGGGAACGGTGTCGGTGGAGTTCGATCCGGCCGTCATCCAGCGTGCTGCCCTGGAAAAGGCCATCACCGAAGCGGGGTTCCAGGTCGCCGCCTGA
- a CDS encoding copper-translocating P-type ATPase: MPSPASPPDTARIDLPVSGMTCGACAVRLEGALGKAPGVRQASVNFALERAAVSFDPAQTSAAGVAEAVQRAGFSVPRQSWSFGIVGMTCSACATRVEKALRAVPGVVEANVNLALERADVTGLAGITAIDALAAAVARAGYEARVEPAEADRARADEERRAADAAAVRRELLMLVAAALLTLPMVAQMVAMMAGMHVHLPAWVEFLLATPVQFVCGARFYRGAWKSLRARSGNMDVLVALGTSAAWAYSAWLLATLGEAAQGHLYFEGSAVVITLVMLGKFLETRAKRGTTAAIRQLMQLRPQTARLRRADGSEAEVPVAEVRSGDIVIVRPGERVPVDGRVTAGASELDESLITGESLPVAKTAGAQVTGGAINGTGLLEVQATAVGEDSTLSKIIRMVENAQAGKAPVQRLVDQVSAVFVPVVVVIALLSFAGWMAYDANFEHALIAAVSVLVIACPCALGLATPTAIMTGTGAAARAGILIKDVASLERAHRIDTVVFDKTGTLTAGKPRIVALHTLRGTEKELLRLAASVQQGSEHPLARAIMERAAELGIQPGPVSGFRSHTGYGVVGEVGGREIMIGNARSLEKRRIDTGQEAARAREWQELARTVVWIADSDGPIGIMAIADPLREEAQAAISALRDIGVRSLLLSGDAPRVAEVIGAQLGMGEARGGIRPEGKASIVAGLGSEGHVVAMVGDGINDAPALAAADVGIAMGTGTDVAMETAGITLMRPDPRLVAAAIGASRATFRKIRQNLFWAFIYNVIGIPLAALGMLSPAMAGAAMAMSSVSVVTNSLLLRRWRPRLAQRQSA, from the coding sequence ATGCCCAGTCCCGCCAGCCCGCCCGATACCGCCCGCATCGACCTGCCGGTCTCCGGCATGACCTGCGGTGCCTGTGCCGTGCGCCTCGAAGGCGCGCTGGGCAAGGCCCCCGGTGTGCGCCAGGCCAGCGTCAACTTCGCCCTGGAGCGCGCCGCCGTCAGCTTCGACCCGGCGCAGACCAGCGCCGCGGGAGTGGCCGAGGCCGTGCAGAGGGCCGGCTTCAGCGTGCCGCGCCAGTCCTGGTCCTTCGGCATCGTCGGCATGACCTGCAGCGCCTGCGCGACCCGGGTGGAAAAGGCCCTGCGGGCCGTGCCCGGCGTGGTCGAGGCCAACGTCAACCTCGCCCTGGAACGCGCCGATGTCACCGGCCTCGCCGGCATCACCGCCATCGACGCGCTGGCGGCCGCCGTGGCCCGCGCAGGCTACGAGGCCCGCGTCGAGCCGGCCGAAGCCGACCGTGCCCGGGCCGACGAGGAACGCCGGGCCGCCGACGCCGCAGCCGTCCGGCGCGAGCTGCTGATGCTGGTCGCCGCGGCCCTCCTCACCCTGCCGATGGTGGCGCAGATGGTGGCGATGATGGCCGGGATGCATGTCCACCTGCCGGCCTGGGTGGAATTCCTGCTGGCGACGCCGGTGCAGTTCGTCTGCGGCGCCCGCTTCTACCGCGGCGCATGGAAGTCCCTGCGCGCGCGCTCCGGCAACATGGACGTGCTGGTGGCCCTCGGCACCAGCGCCGCCTGGGCCTACAGCGCGTGGCTGCTGGCAACGCTGGGCGAGGCCGCGCAGGGCCACCTGTACTTCGAGGGTTCGGCGGTGGTCATCACCCTGGTGATGCTCGGCAAGTTCCTCGAGACCCGCGCCAAGCGCGGCACCACCGCCGCCATCCGTCAGCTCATGCAGCTGCGGCCGCAGACTGCGCGGCTGCGACGCGCCGATGGCAGCGAAGCCGAGGTGCCCGTGGCCGAGGTCCGCAGCGGCGATATCGTCATCGTGCGCCCCGGCGAGCGCGTGCCGGTGGACGGCCGGGTGACGGCCGGTGCCAGCGAGCTCGACGAGTCGCTCATTACCGGCGAAAGCCTGCCGGTGGCGAAGACAGCCGGGGCGCAGGTCACCGGTGGCGCCATCAACGGCACCGGGCTGCTCGAGGTGCAGGCCACCGCCGTGGGCGAGGACTCGACCCTGTCGAAGATCATCCGCATGGTCGAGAACGCCCAGGCCGGCAAGGCGCCCGTGCAGCGCCTGGTGGACCAGGTCAGCGCGGTGTTCGTGCCCGTGGTGGTGGTGATCGCGCTGCTCAGCTTCGCCGGCTGGATGGCCTACGACGCCAACTTCGAGCATGCGCTCATCGCCGCCGTGTCGGTGCTGGTCATCGCCTGCCCCTGCGCGCTGGGCCTGGCCACGCCGACCGCCATCATGACGGGCACCGGCGCGGCGGCCCGCGCCGGCATCCTCATCAAGGACGTGGCTTCCCTGGAGCGCGCGCACCGCATCGACACGGTGGTCTTCGACAAGACCGGCACGCTGACTGCCGGCAAGCCACGCATCGTCGCCCTGCACACCCTGCGCGGCACCGAGAAGGAACTGCTGCGCCTGGCAGCCTCGGTACAGCAGGGCAGCGAGCATCCGCTGGCCCGCGCCATCATGGAACGCGCCGCCGAGCTCGGCATCCAGCCCGGGCCCGTCAGCGGCTTCCGCAGCCACACCGGCTATGGCGTGGTCGGCGAGGTCGGGGGGCGCGAGATCATGATCGGCAATGCCCGTTCGCTGGAGAAGCGGCGCATCGACACCGGCCAGGAGGCCGCCCGCGCCCGCGAGTGGCAGGAACTGGCCCGCACGGTGGTGTGGATCGCCGACAGCGACGGCCCCATCGGCATCATGGCCATCGCCGATCCGCTGCGCGAGGAGGCACAGGCCGCGATCAGCGCGTTGCGCGACATCGGCGTCCGCAGCCTGCTGCTGTCGGGCGATGCTCCGCGGGTCGCCGAAGTCATCGGCGCCCAGCTGGGCATGGGCGAGGCGCGCGGCGGCATCCGCCCGGAGGGCAAGGCCAGCATCGTCGCCGGGCTCGGCAGCGAGGGCCATGTGGTGGCGATGGTCGGCGACGGCATCAACGATGCACCCGCGCTCGCCGCCGCCGATGTCGGCATCGCCATGGGTACCGGCACCGACGTGGCGATGGAGACGGCCGGCATCACGCTTATGCGGCCGGACCCGCGCCTGGTGGCAGCCGCCATCGGCGCCAGCCGTGCCACCTTCCGCAAGATCCGCCAGAACCTGTTCTGGGCGTTCATCTACAATGTCATCGGCATCCCGCTGGCGGCGCTGGGCATGCTCAGCCCGGCCATGGCCGGCGCCGCGATGGCCATGAGCAGCGTCAGCGTGGTCACCAATTCCCTGTTGCTGCGCCGCTGGCGTCCCCGGCTGGCGCAGCGCCAATCAGCCTGA
- a CDS encoding gamma-glutamyl-gamma-aminobutyrate hydrolase family protein (Members of this family of hydrolases with an active site Cys residue belong to MEROPS family C26.) codes for MRRILIFQHVAHEILGSFDPMLREAGYRLRYLNFGRQPDAVPDIGNYHGLVVLGGPMNCDQTARHPHLALEVAAIREAIDCGMPVLGICLGAQLIARALGARVTRNPEKEIGWYDVTPTAAGMEDPLFRHFGGTRKIFQWHGDTFDIPHGAVHLASSPSCSNQAFRHGDNVYALQFHLEVDEALVSRWLHTPVMAREVDCLGPGFSPARILAETGAHVGESLQLGRSVFGEYLRNFHSRPRRMALSSRHPALPGQDRAP; via the coding sequence ATGCGCCGCATCCTCATCTTCCAGCATGTTGCACACGAGATCCTCGGCAGTTTCGACCCCATGTTGCGCGAGGCGGGCTATCGCCTGCGCTACCTGAACTTCGGGCGCCAGCCTGACGCGGTCCCGGACATCGGCAACTACCATGGCCTCGTGGTGCTGGGCGGCCCGATGAATTGCGACCAGACGGCCCGCCACCCGCACCTCGCCCTGGAGGTGGCAGCCATCCGCGAGGCCATCGACTGCGGCATGCCGGTGCTCGGCATCTGCCTGGGTGCGCAGCTGATCGCGCGGGCCCTCGGCGCCCGCGTCACCCGCAACCCGGAGAAGGAAATCGGCTGGTACGACGTCACGCCCACCGCCGCCGGCATGGAAGACCCGCTGTTCCGCCACTTCGGCGGCACCCGCAAGATCTTCCAGTGGCACGGTGACACCTTCGACATCCCTCACGGCGCCGTGCATCTCGCGAGCTCCCCGTCCTGCAGCAACCAGGCCTTCCGCCATGGCGACAATGTCTATGCGCTGCAATTCCACCTCGAGGTCGACGAGGCGCTGGTTTCGCGCTGGCTGCACACCCCGGTGATGGCCCGCGAGGTGGACTGCCTGGGACCCGGGTTCTCGCCAGCACGGATCCTCGCCGAGACCGGCGCGCATGTCGGCGAATCGCTGCAGCTGGGGCGCAGCGTGTTCGGCGAGTACCTGCGCAACTTCCACAGCCGGCCCCGGCGAATGGCGCTGTCATCGCGGCACCCGGCGCTGCCTGGCCAGGACCGGGCCCCTTGA
- a CDS encoding sigma-54-dependent Fis family transcriptional regulator, with translation MLEDEDAAHGCLVYVDRAKRLTLPEASQMIAPGSGFPCATSSAAHATRGVAPGQGGHPRQVSMNEASDSLEQEALRPGGGPPGLAAAASDPLLDAAAIARARSLYFPTGQSPRMTVVRRLLEQVAPFNTNVLITGESGTGKEWAARYVHALSPRHPQPFVPVNCGAIPAELLESELFGHEKGAFTGAIAARVGRFEAAEGGTLFLDEIGDMSLPMQVKLLRVLQERVYERVGSNRSRHCDVRIIAATHRNLEEAIREGKFREDLFYRLNVFPVELPPLRERKEDLTELAANILERCGRAGQQPVTLSGGALRILRCYDWPGNIRELANLMERLCVLYPGQPVDIANLPSRYTANAPLREADREIVARRSAAGPQPQDFDLPTEGIPLKTYIENIEIALIRRALVDTDGVVAHAAERLQIRRTTLAEKMKRYGIQAGAEAQGAPAA, from the coding sequence ATGCTGGAAGATGAGGATGCGGCGCATGGGTGCTTAGTATATGTCGATCGCGCCAAACGTTTGACACTGCCTGAGGCCTCGCAGATGATAGCGCCCGGGTCGGGTTTCCCGTGCGCAACAAGCAGTGCCGCCCATGCCACCCGTGGCGTCGCCCCGGGACAGGGCGGACATCCGCGGCAGGTGTCCATGAACGAGGCCAGCGATTCCCTGGAGCAGGAGGCCCTGCGGCCCGGCGGGGGGCCACCCGGGCTGGCGGCCGCCGCGTCCGACCCGCTGCTCGATGCCGCGGCCATCGCCCGGGCCCGCAGCCTGTATTTCCCCACCGGCCAGAGCCCGCGCATGACGGTGGTGCGTCGCCTGCTGGAGCAGGTGGCACCCTTCAACACCAACGTGCTGATCACCGGCGAATCGGGTACCGGCAAGGAATGGGCCGCCCGCTACGTCCATGCCCTGTCGCCGCGCCACCCGCAGCCCTTCGTGCCGGTCAACTGCGGGGCCATCCCGGCGGAGCTGCTGGAGAGCGAGCTGTTCGGCCACGAGAAGGGCGCCTTCACCGGGGCCATTGCTGCCCGCGTTGGCCGCTTCGAGGCGGCCGAGGGTGGCACGCTGTTCCTCGACGAGATCGGCGACATGAGCCTGCCGATGCAGGTGAAGCTGCTGCGCGTGCTGCAGGAGCGGGTGTACGAGCGCGTCGGCAGCAACCGCAGCCGGCATTGCGACGTGCGCATCATCGCCGCCACGCACCGCAACCTCGAGGAGGCCATCCGCGAGGGCAAGTTCCGCGAGGACCTGTTCTACCGGCTCAACGTCTTTCCGGTGGAGCTGCCGCCGCTGCGCGAACGCAAGGAAGACCTCACGGAGCTCGCCGCCAACATCCTCGAACGCTGCGGTCGCGCCGGCCAGCAGCCGGTGACGCTCAGCGGCGGCGCGCTGCGCATCCTGCGCTGCTACGACTGGCCGGGGAACATCCGCGAGCTGGCCAACCTCATGGAGCGCCTGTGCGTGCTCTATCCCGGGCAACCGGTGGACATCGCCAACCTGCCGAGCCGCTACACGGCCAACGCGCCGCTGCGCGAGGCGGACCGCGAGATCGTCGCCCGGCGCAGTGCCGCGGGCCCGCAGCCGCAGGATTTCGACCTGCCCACCGAGGGCATTCCGCTGAAGACCTACATCGAGAACATCGAGATCGCGCTGATCCGCCGTGCCCTGGTCGACACCGACGGGGTGGTGGCGCACGCCGCCGAGCGGCTGCAGATCCGCCGCACCACGCTTGCGGAGAAGATGAAGCGCTACGGCATCCAGGCGGGTGCCGAGGCGCAGGGCGCTCCCGCCGCCTGA
- a CDS encoding GGDEF domain-containing protein, with translation MSQIQIPEKILQRLKTCTSFPTPPAVAMQVITLAQDPEIDLARVADTVSGDPAIAAKVMRIANSAMYARRRQSSNLRQALIVLGLNATLTLALSFTLVSTLRRDASKGFDFDAYWKRAILAATWGKLLASEFGRRDAEEVFLAALLQDIGMLALDKLAPDTYAGISPFQLEHGRVSQHEQSCLETDHRSVGTWLLKSWNMPAALLRGVQHSHDPTAGGVEPEHREFVRCVALSGDLADVWLTDQSETGIRRAGTQAQRHLGILPNRLADLFGIIREQIPVAEGLFDLQLFPADQLQDIVDSAREILVVRNLYQLDRNNDLESQKSKLKAENSVLKVESERDGLTGVFNRRAFEEAVEREFAAAAKNRWPLSVVFVDLDHFKGINDTHGHQGGDAMLKAVAGLLVNTLRDTDIVARYGGDEFVLLLPGVDTPQVEAVAERLVQRARDTRVPSGNGSSFSITLSLGIASCDGKSSFATSQELLAAADTALYHSKRNGRNRHTSYDKIKAA, from the coding sequence ATGAGCCAGATCCAGATCCCTGAAAAGATCCTGCAGCGTCTGAAGACCTGCACCAGCTTCCCGACGCCACCGGCGGTGGCCATGCAGGTCATCACCCTGGCCCAGGACCCTGAGATCGACCTGGCCAGGGTCGCCGACACCGTCAGCGGCGACCCGGCGATCGCCGCCAAGGTGATGCGCATCGCCAACTCGGCGATGTACGCGCGCCGCCGCCAGAGCAGCAACCTGCGCCAGGCGCTGATCGTGCTGGGCCTGAACGCGACGCTGACGCTGGCCCTGTCATTCACCCTGGTGAGCACCCTGCGCCGGGATGCGTCCAAGGGCTTCGACTTCGATGCCTACTGGAAGCGCGCCATCCTCGCCGCCACCTGGGGCAAGCTGCTGGCGAGCGAGTTCGGACGCCGCGATGCCGAGGAGGTGTTCCTCGCCGCACTGCTGCAGGACATCGGCATGCTGGCGCTGGACAAGCTGGCGCCGGACACCTATGCCGGCATCTCGCCCTTCCAGCTCGAGCACGGGCGGGTCAGCCAGCACGAGCAGAGCTGCCTGGAGACCGACCACCGCTCCGTCGGCACCTGGCTGCTGAAGAGCTGGAATATGCCTGCAGCGCTGCTGCGTGGCGTGCAGCACAGCCATGACCCGACGGCGGGCGGCGTCGAACCGGAGCACCGCGAGTTCGTGCGTTGCGTGGCGCTCTCGGGCGACCTGGCCGATGTCTGGCTCACCGACCAGAGCGAGACCGGCATCCGCCGCGCAGGCACCCAGGCGCAGCGCCACCTCGGCATCCTGCCCAACCGGCTGGCCGACCTGTTCGGCATCATCCGCGAGCAGATCCCGGTGGCCGAGGGCCTGTTCGACCTGCAGCTGTTCCCGGCCGACCAGCTGCAGGACATCGTCGACTCGGCGCGGGAAATCCTCGTGGTCCGCAACCTCTACCAGCTCGACCGGAACAACGACCTGGAGAGCCAGAAGTCGAAGCTCAAGGCCGAGAATTCCGTGCTCAAGGTGGAGAGCGAGCGCGACGGCCTCACCGGCGTGTTCAACCGGCGCGCTTTCGAGGAAGCCGTGGAGCGGGAATTCGCTGCGGCCGCCAAGAACCGCTGGCCGCTGTCGGTGGTGTTCGTCGATCTCGACCACTTCAAGGGCATCAACGACACCCACGGCCACCAGGGCGGCGACGCCATGCTGAAGGCGGTGGCCGGGCTGCTGGTCAACACGCTGCGCGATACCGACATCGTCGCGCGCTATGGCGGTGATGAATTCGTGCTGCTGCTGCCGGGGGTCGACACGCCGCAGGTGGAAGCCGTCGCCGAGCGCCTGGTGCAGAGGGCGCGCGACACCCGGGTGCCCAGCGGCAATGGCAGCAGCTTCTCCATCACGCTGTCGCTCGGCATCGCCAGCTGCGATGGCAAGTCATCGTTCGCCACCTCGCAGGAGCTGCTCGCGGCCGCCGACACCGCGCTCTACCATTCCAAGCGCAACGGCCGGAACCGCCACACCAGCTACGACAAGATCAAGGCGGCCTGA
- the motD gene encoding flagellar motor protein MotD: MARKHEHEDHVNHEAWAIPYGDLITLLLAFFVVMYAVSSVNEGKYRVLSDSMTAAFRGSPKTTAPIEIGDKVVKVRRDDTVAGLSPSQAMKLPGHVAGGDKSLVEQFNKMGRDIAGEGEGVDGPGLRQVADQVEQAMASLIGKDLVTVTRKPLWVEVEIKTDILFPSGSAEIQPDALPILDSIAGILKPLASPIRVEGHTDNRPIHTLQFPSNWELSGARASCIVRLFEQRGIAPERMSVAGQGEYQPVADNATTEGRNRNRRVTLVILDAPAGAAQEPAPATAESAAAAQEPAP, from the coding sequence ATGGCACGCAAGCACGAACACGAGGACCACGTGAACCACGAGGCCTGGGCCATTCCCTACGGCGACCTGATCACGCTGCTGCTGGCCTTCTTCGTGGTGATGTACGCGGTCTCCTCGGTCAACGAGGGCAAGTACCGCGTGCTCTCGGATTCCATGACCGCCGCTTTCCGCGGCTCACCCAAGACCACCGCGCCCATCGAGATCGGCGACAAGGTGGTCAAGGTGCGCCGCGACGACACCGTGGCGGGCCTGTCGCCCTCCCAGGCGATGAAGCTGCCGGGTCATGTCGCCGGCGGCGACAAGAGCCTGGTCGAGCAGTTCAACAAGATGGGGCGCGACATCGCCGGCGAGGGCGAAGGCGTCGACGGTCCGGGCCTGCGCCAGGTCGCCGACCAGGTGGAGCAGGCCATGGCCTCGCTCATCGGCAAGGACCTGGTCACGGTGACGCGCAAGCCGCTGTGGGTCGAGGTCGAGATCAAGACCGACATTCTCTTTCCGAGCGGCAGCGCCGAGATCCAGCCCGACGCGCTGCCCATCCTCGACAGCATCGCCGGCATCCTCAAGCCGCTCGCCAGCCCCATCCGCGTCGAGGGCCACACCGACAACCGCCCGATCCACACGCTGCAGTTCCCCTCCAACTGGGAGCTCTCCGGTGCCCGCGCATCGTGCATCGTCCGGCTGTTCGAGCAGCGTGGCATCGCGCCCGAGCGCATGAGCGTCGCCGGCCAGGGCGAGTACCAGCCGGTGGCGGACAACGCCACCACCGAGGGGCGCAACCGCAACCGGCGCGTCACGCTGGTGATCCTCGATGCACCCGCTGGCGCCGCGCAGGAGCCCGCCCCGGCGACCGCGGAATCCGCCGCGGCGGCACAGGAGCCCGCACCATGA
- a CDS encoding flagellar motor protein produces the protein MDPLTTTGVVLALVALIGGSILKGAGISSLANPAAFVIVFIGTLASSLVQTPKETFLRAWKIFPWIFKPPVEDTGALIAKMVEWSETARKQGLLGLEPALEKEPDEFAKKALQMLVDGTEPDKIRETMELELEAKEKANTQSAKVFEGLGIYAPTLGIIGAVLGLIAVMKNLADPSKLGHGIAAAFTATIYGIGLANLFFLPTANKLKEIIKAQSRAKEMVLEGIIAIAEGENPRNLEVKLKSYVA, from the coding sequence ATGGATCCATTGACCACAACCGGCGTGGTGCTGGCCCTGGTGGCGCTGATCGGCGGCAGCATCCTCAAGGGAGCCGGCATCTCCTCGCTCGCCAACCCGGCGGCCTTCGTCATCGTCTTCATCGGCACGCTGGCCTCGAGTCTGGTGCAGACGCCGAAGGAGACCTTCCTCCGTGCCTGGAAGATCTTCCCCTGGATCTTCAAGCCACCGGTGGAGGACACCGGCGCACTGATCGCCAAGATGGTCGAGTGGAGCGAGACGGCCCGCAAGCAGGGCCTGCTCGGCCTGGAGCCGGCGCTGGAGAAGGAGCCGGACGAGTTCGCGAAGAAGGCGCTGCAGATGCTGGTCGACGGCACCGAGCCCGACAAGATCCGCGAGACCATGGAACTGGAGCTGGAGGCCAAGGAAAAGGCCAACACCCAGAGCGCCAAGGTCTTCGAGGGCCTGGGGATCTACGCGCCGACACTCGGCATCATCGGCGCCGTGCTCGGCCTCATCGCCGTCATGAAGAACCTCGCCGACCCGAGCAAGCTCGGCCACGGCATCGCGGCGGCCTTCACCGCCACCATCTACGGCATCGGCCTCGCCAACCTGTTCTTCCTGCCGACCGCCAACAAGCTCAAGGAGATCATCAAGGCGCAGAGCCGTGCCAAGGAGATGGTTCTGGAAGGCATCATCGCCATCGCCGAGGGCGAGAACCCCCGCAACCTGGAGGTCAAGCTGAAGAGCTACGTCGCCTGA
- a CDS encoding RNA polymerase sigma factor FliA: MSSASAYAIAGQLQPEELVERYAPLVKRIASHLLGRLPDGVELEDLVQTGLIALLDAARQYSAARGASFETYASIRVRGAMLDEFRNTDWAPRSVYRKQRQLTAAVRAVENRTGAHASPREVAAELGVPLEEYFRMVTATTTQRMFSLEDANPDQGSDEGPDGDQPSPDPSSELESAEFHAAMTAAIGELPEREALVMSLYYDEELNLKEIGEVLGVSESRVCQIHGQALVRLRARLQDWVAAGAGS; encoded by the coding sequence ATGAGCTCAGCCTCCGCCTACGCCATCGCCGGCCAGCTCCAGCCCGAGGAACTGGTGGAACGGTACGCGCCGCTGGTCAAGAGGATCGCGAGTCACCTCCTTGGCCGGCTGCCGGATGGCGTGGAGCTGGAGGACCTGGTGCAGACAGGGCTCATCGCCCTGCTGGATGCGGCCCGGCAGTACTCGGCTGCCAGGGGCGCATCCTTCGAGACTTACGCGAGCATACGCGTGCGTGGAGCCATGCTGGACGAATTCAGGAACACCGACTGGGCACCCCGCTCCGTGTACCGCAAGCAGCGGCAGCTGACCGCGGCAGTGCGCGCGGTGGAGAACCGCACCGGCGCCCATGCCAGCCCGCGGGAGGTCGCCGCGGAGCTCGGCGTGCCACTCGAGGAATACTTCCGCATGGTCACGGCGACCACCACCCAGCGCATGTTCAGCCTCGAGGATGCCAACCCGGACCAGGGCAGCGACGAGGGACCGGACGGCGACCAGCCATCGCCCGACCCCTCGAGCGAGCTCGAATCCGCGGAATTCCACGCTGCCATGACCGCCGCCATCGGCGAGCTGCCGGAGCGCGAGGCGCTGGTCATGTCGCTCTACTACGACGAGGAACTGAACCTCAAGGAAATCGGCGAAGTGCTCGGCGTGAGCGAATCGCGCGTCTGCCAGATCCACGGCCAGGCGCTGGTGCGGCTGCGCGCCCGCCTGCAGGACTGGGTGGCCGCGGGGGCCGGAAGCTGA